In Nitrobacteraceae bacterium AZCC 1564, the following proteins share a genomic window:
- a CDS encoding putative MFS family arabinose efflux permease (product_source=COG2814; cath_funfam=1.20.1250.20; cog=COG2814; pfam=PF07690; superfamily=103473; transmembrane_helix_parts=Inside_1_16,TMhelix_17_39,Outside_40_53,TMhelix_54_76,Inside_77_82,TMhelix_83_100,Outside_101_109,TMhelix_110_132,Inside_133_143,TMhelix_144_166,Outside_167_169,TMhelix_170_192,Inside_193_204,TMhelix_205_222,Outside_223_241,TMhelix_242_264,Inside_265_289,TMhelix_290_312,Outside_313_321,TMhelix_322_344,Inside_345_352,TMhelix_353_372,Outside_373_381,TMhelix_382_404,Inside_405_424,TMhelix_425_447,Outside_448_550) codes for MTTIAAERYHEEARTSWVPMMAIALGQMIMSFNVASLPVAMGGMVQSFGVPPTTVGTGIVAYSMLVAGFVMLGAKLAQRLGALMVFRAAVTVFFVAQIIMTFSPTATTMITAQALCGAAGAVIVPSLVALIAENYTGRQQATAVGALGSARALAGVLAFVIGGVLGTYIGWRPAFGVLIAASALAFLLSFRLRPDHGRPDVSIDIVGVILAAAAIIFMVFGFNNLNNWGILVATANAPFNLLGLSPAPLLIVIGAFLGQAFLAWTHRAQAAGRTPLLAPDVIDSPEERNAVYALFVVVALEAALNFSVPLYIQIVQGRTPLATAIAMMPFNLTVFFAAMLIVNVYDKLTPRRIGQFGFALCTIALLWLAFVVRNDWTEIPVLFGLVLFGIGQGSLVTLLFNVLVTASPKELAGDVGSLRGTTQNLASAVGTALAGALLVGLLSTIAFGMIAANPTLPKEIQSQVNLDNITFVSNDRLRTVMEGTTATPQQVDEAIRVNTEARLRALKIGLLIMAGLSLLAIFPSSRLPNYLPGEIPAEDEEPNRASVHQN; via the coding sequence ATGACAACCATAGCAGCCGAAAGATATCACGAGGAAGCGCGGACATCATGGGTGCCGATGATGGCCATCGCCCTCGGCCAGATGATCATGTCCTTCAACGTCGCCTCGCTACCCGTAGCGATGGGCGGAATGGTACAGAGCTTCGGCGTTCCGCCGACCACGGTCGGCACGGGCATCGTCGCTTATTCGATGCTGGTGGCCGGCTTCGTCATGCTCGGCGCCAAGCTCGCGCAACGATTGGGCGCGCTCATGGTCTTCCGTGCCGCCGTCACCGTGTTCTTCGTTGCTCAGATCATCATGACGTTCAGCCCGACTGCAACAACGATGATCACGGCACAGGCGCTCTGCGGTGCAGCCGGTGCGGTGATCGTTCCGTCCCTGGTCGCGCTCATTGCCGAGAACTACACCGGACGGCAGCAGGCGACCGCCGTTGGCGCGCTGGGCTCCGCGCGCGCCTTGGCCGGCGTGTTGGCCTTCGTGATCGGCGGCGTGCTCGGCACCTATATCGGCTGGCGGCCGGCGTTCGGCGTTCTCATTGCGGCCTCCGCCCTCGCGTTCCTGCTGAGCTTCCGCCTCCGGCCCGACCATGGCCGGCCGGATGTGAGCATCGACATCGTCGGCGTCATCCTCGCAGCCGCCGCCATCATCTTCATGGTGTTCGGGTTCAACAACCTGAATAATTGGGGCATCTTGGTGGCCACCGCGAACGCGCCCTTCAATCTGCTCGGCCTTTCGCCTGCGCCACTCCTGATCGTGATCGGCGCGTTCCTCGGCCAGGCGTTTCTCGCCTGGACACATCGCGCCCAGGCAGCGGGCCGCACCCCACTGCTTGCCCCTGACGTGATCGATTCACCGGAAGAGCGCAACGCGGTCTATGCGCTCTTTGTCGTCGTCGCCCTGGAGGCCGCATTGAACTTCTCGGTTCCGCTCTACATTCAAATCGTGCAGGGGCGAACACCGCTCGCCACTGCGATTGCAATGATGCCGTTCAACCTGACGGTATTCTTCGCAGCGATGCTGATCGTCAACGTATATGACAAGCTGACGCCGCGTCGCATCGGCCAATTCGGCTTCGCACTATGCACCATCGCGCTGTTGTGGCTCGCCTTCGTCGTCCGCAATGACTGGACCGAAATTCCGGTTCTGTTCGGACTCGTGCTGTTCGGCATCGGCCAGGGATCGCTGGTGACACTCTTGTTCAACGTGCTGGTCACCGCCTCGCCCAAGGAGCTTGCGGGCGATGTGGGTTCACTGCGTGGCACCACACAAAATCTCGCATCCGCAGTCGGCACGGCGCTGGCAGGCGCGCTGCTCGTGGGCCTCCTCAGCACCATCGCGTTCGGGATGATCGCGGCTAATCCGACGTTGCCGAAGGAGATTCAAAGTCAGGTCAATCTCGACAACATCACGTTCGTCAGCAACGACCGGCTGCGCACCGTGATGGAAGGAACCACCGCCACACCGCAGCAGGTGGACGAAGCAATCCGGGTGAACACGGAAGCGCGGCTGCGCGCGTTGAAGATCGGCCTCTTGATCATGGCGGGACTGTCGCTGCTGGCGATCTTTCCATCTAGTCGCTTGCCGAACTATCTGCCGGGCGAGATCCCGGCCGAAGATGAGGAGCCCAACCGAGCATCTGTTCACCAGAATTGA
- a CDS encoding glutaminase (product_source=KO:K01425; cath_funfam=3.40.710.10; cog=COG2066; ko=KO:K01425; pfam=PF04960; superfamily=56601; tigrfam=TIGR03814): MDLPSVAEERPFVSTGHLPEDEHVQRLVDDAHALFNSNKDGENSQVYPALARAPKDLFGVCIVSTNGRVYGAGDIDHEFSIMSVSKPFVFALICETIGPEEARKKLGANATGFPFNSLTAIERGDGRTNPMVNAGAIATTSLAPGKTAEERWQFLHEGLSRFAGRKLPLNEEVYASASQTNFRNRSIARLLESYDRIYSDAKQATDLYTRQCSLNVSARDLAVMGATLADGGVNPVTRERVVNAGVCHYALAVMITAGLYETSGDWLYDIGLPGKSGIGGGIVAVSPGKGGFGTFAPPLDAAGNSVKGQLAAKFLSQRLGMDLFVSQPEE; this comes from the coding sequence ATGGACTTGCCGTCGGTCGCAGAAGAAAGGCCTTTCGTCTCAACGGGACATCTTCCCGAAGATGAGCATGTGCAACGACTCGTCGACGACGCGCACGCGCTCTTCAACTCGAACAAGGATGGCGAAAACTCGCAGGTCTACCCTGCGCTCGCCCGCGCCCCGAAGGACTTGTTCGGCGTTTGCATCGTCAGCACCAACGGACGCGTCTACGGCGCGGGAGATATCGATCACGAATTCTCCATCATGAGCGTGTCGAAACCGTTCGTGTTCGCGCTGATTTGCGAAACGATCGGCCCGGAAGAAGCCCGTAAAAAATTGGGCGCAAACGCCACCGGCTTTCCGTTCAATTCACTCACGGCCATCGAGCGTGGCGATGGCCGCACCAACCCGATGGTGAACGCAGGCGCCATCGCGACCACGAGTCTGGCGCCGGGAAAGACGGCTGAAGAGCGCTGGCAGTTTCTCCACGAGGGACTATCGCGCTTCGCCGGCCGCAAGCTGCCGCTCAACGAGGAAGTTTATGCGTCGGCCTCGCAAACCAATTTCCGCAACCGCAGCATCGCACGGCTGCTGGAGAGCTACGATCGGATTTACTCCGACGCCAAGCAGGCAACCGATCTTTACACCCGGCAGTGCTCGCTGAACGTCAGCGCAAGGGATCTCGCGGTGATGGGCGCAACGCTCGCCGACGGCGGCGTCAATCCCGTCACGCGTGAGCGGGTCGTCAATGCCGGCGTGTGCCATTACGCCCTTGCCGTCATGATCACCGCGGGACTGTATGAAACGTCCGGCGATTGGCTCTACGACATCGGGCTGCCCGGCAAGAGCGGCATCGGCGGCGGCATCGTTGCGGTCTCTCCCGGCAAGGGCGGGTTCGGCACATTCGCACCTCCGCTCGACGCCGCAGGCAACAGCGTGAAGGGGCAGCTGGCAGCAAAGTTTTTATCGCAAAGGTTGGGAATGGATCTGTTCGTCTCGCAGCCTGAAGAGTGA
- a CDS encoding hypothetical protein (product_source=Hypo-rule applied): protein MCSSPQKTFRFKELSSQLGEVKMCRCAVTFEDKLIYIFRIGIFPCDLGSPSLHNVKAIR, encoded by the coding sequence ATGTGCAGCTCTCCGCAGAAAACCTTTCGCTTTAAAGAGCTTTCATCCCAACTGGGCGAAGTTAAGATGTGTCGCTGCGCGGTAACATTCGAAGACAAGTTGATTTACATCTTCCGTATCGGCATTTTTCCGTGTGATCTTGGCTCGCCGTCGTTGCACAACGTGAAAGCCATCCGATGA
- a CDS encoding hypothetical protein (product_source=Hypo-rule applied; cath_funfam=3.60.21.10; pfam=PF00149; superfamily=56300; transmembrane_helix_parts=Inside_1_54,TMhelix_55_77,Outside_78_91,TMhelix_92_111,Inside_112_162,TMhelix_163_185,Outside_186_204,TMhelix_205_227,Inside_228_609) — MTQPDATARKNAQTREGLLVDPREGDAEDDVAATKQRSLLAIAGGLLVEISLPKLLLAWTMSLALPAMLLGLAPLVATGWAATATEQVRYLTSIGAALGMLIVLALGWIAWRPLFRLAEANFWSLNALAVQPAYVFCREAIRHLMERWFGAKRSAMQRARLRAASSAAAGTVVCVFAVLVVLAIWPSTRWLGNVSDLMAPYRLIVPTIANAVALTSLYLAAAALVWGFADASMDQPVDFAEFDAASPTSRTWRVAHLSDIHVVGERYGFRMESGRGGPQGNHRLERLLARLAAIHASDPLDVVLISGDMTDAGLSTEWAEFFDAVAKHPALLARMILLPGNHDVNIVDRTNPARLDLPFSPGKRFRQMRTLSAMAAVQGARVRVAGDEGVQSARRLDESLNVHQPDMIAFTQGGGMLRALRLREVFDEQFPMLLPPDDEDGLGMIILNSNAQTHFSFTNALGLVSVEQAYRLVAIMSAYPKARWIVALHHHLMEYPMPGVKFSERVGTALVNGSWFVRKLKPFANRIVIMHGHRHIDWIGTCGTMKIISAPSPVMNATDAQTTHFHIHTLASGLDGRLCLLPPEKVEIAGLKREGDEPQLGLSPRQSST, encoded by the coding sequence ATGACGCAACCCGACGCTACAGCGAGGAAGAATGCGCAGACGCGTGAAGGCCTGCTGGTCGATCCGCGCGAAGGCGACGCTGAGGACGATGTTGCCGCCACCAAGCAGCGCTCACTGCTTGCCATCGCAGGCGGGCTGCTGGTCGAGATCAGTTTGCCGAAGCTGCTGCTGGCGTGGACGATGTCGCTGGCGTTGCCTGCGATGTTGCTCGGTCTTGCACCTCTGGTGGCGACCGGATGGGCTGCGACGGCGACAGAGCAAGTCCGATATCTGACCTCGATCGGCGCCGCGCTTGGCATGCTCATCGTGCTGGCGCTGGGCTGGATCGCCTGGCGACCGCTGTTTCGATTGGCAGAAGCGAATTTCTGGTCGCTGAACGCGCTCGCGGTGCAGCCTGCATACGTGTTTTGCCGCGAAGCGATCCGCCATCTGATGGAGCGATGGTTCGGCGCAAAACGCTCAGCGATGCAGCGCGCGCGATTGCGTGCGGCGAGCTCAGCCGCGGCGGGCACAGTGGTCTGCGTCTTCGCCGTGCTCGTTGTTCTCGCGATCTGGCCTAGTACGCGCTGGCTCGGCAATGTCAGCGACCTGATGGCGCCGTATCGTCTGATTGTTCCCACCATTGCCAACGCCGTTGCGCTGACGTCGCTTTATCTTGCTGCGGCCGCGCTGGTGTGGGGCTTTGCGGACGCAAGCATGGACCAGCCGGTCGATTTTGCGGAATTTGATGCCGCAAGTCCGACGAGCCGGACCTGGCGTGTCGCGCATCTGTCGGACATCCATGTGGTTGGGGAACGTTATGGCTTCCGCATGGAAAGCGGGCGCGGCGGCCCGCAAGGGAATCATCGCCTGGAGCGTCTGCTCGCACGGCTTGCCGCCATTCATGCCAGCGATCCGCTCGATGTCGTGCTGATCTCGGGCGATATGACCGATGCCGGTCTGTCAACAGAATGGGCTGAATTCTTCGACGCAGTGGCGAAGCATCCTGCGCTTCTCGCGCGGATGATCCTTCTGCCGGGCAATCATGATGTAAACATCGTCGATCGGACCAATCCGGCGCGGCTCGATCTGCCATTCAGTCCGGGCAAACGTTTTCGCCAGATGCGGACGCTATCGGCGATGGCGGCAGTCCAGGGCGCGCGCGTGCGCGTCGCCGGCGACGAGGGCGTGCAATCGGCGCGCAGGCTTGATGAAAGCCTGAACGTGCATCAGCCTGACATGATTGCATTCACGCAGGGCGGCGGCATGCTGCGTGCCCTGCGGCTGCGAGAGGTGTTTGACGAGCAGTTTCCAATGCTGCTGCCGCCGGACGACGAGGATGGGCTCGGGATGATCATTCTCAACTCGAATGCGCAGACGCATTTCTCGTTCACCAACGCGCTGGGTCTTGTATCCGTAGAGCAGGCGTACCGTCTTGTCGCGATCATGAGTGCATATCCCAAGGCGCGATGGATCGTCGCGCTGCATCATCATTTGATGGAATATCCCATGCCGGGCGTGAAATTCTCCGAGCGGGTCGGGACGGCGCTGGTCAATGGAAGCTGGTTTGTTCGAAAGCTGAAGCCATTCGCAAACCGCATCGTCATCATGCACGGCCATCGTCACATCGATTGGATCGGCACATGCGGCACGATGAAAATCATCTCTGCGCCATCGCCGGTGATGAACGCGACCGATGCGCAGACGACGCATTTCCATATCCATACGCTCGCAAGCGGCCTGGATGGCAGGCTGTGCCTGCTCCCGCCCGAAAAGGTAGAGATCGCCGGTTTGAAGCGAGAGGGCGATGAACCTCAGCTTGGCTTATCGCCGAGGCAATCTTCCACATAG
- a CDS encoding putative PurR-regulated permease PerM (product_source=COG0628; cog=COG0628; pfam=PF01594; transmembrane_helix_parts=Outside_1_44,TMhelix_45_67,Inside_68_83,TMhelix_84_106,Outside_107_163,TMhelix_164_186,Inside_187_228,TMhelix_229_251,Outside_252_255,TMhelix_256_278,Inside_279_284,TMhelix_285_307,Outside_308_321,TMhelix_322_344,Inside_345_363) codes for MDDLKVSADDALKATSVDRGGTIGARWRSGLQTGLALLAAATGLFLIWQMSSSLLLIFAGVLFAAFLDACARALQPVIPAGHSWRLALIVLILTSLLVLGLIWGAGKIPEQTRLLYQVMNAQLDVLQQRLQSVGVDLFGPEGGRDFSHWLPDRHQLFGHAQTAVGTATGFLTNALIILFLGVLFAFDPGMYRDGLVTFVKIPYRARVRQVMDEMGSVLRYWFVGQVFRIVLMTLAVWPMLYLLGVPGAFLLGVQAGVSNFVPYLGPIVAALPIALVAMPLGPSTLIWAVGLYTIIQSIEGYIIGPLIQRHAVEVPPAWTLVAIVLFGSLFGVFGIALAMPLLAIGRIAVLRLYVEDCLGDKPS; via the coding sequence GTGGATGACCTGAAGGTCAGCGCTGACGATGCCCTCAAAGCGACCAGCGTGGATCGCGGCGGGACGATTGGCGCGCGATGGCGAAGCGGCCTGCAAACCGGGCTCGCCTTGCTGGCAGCGGCCACCGGCCTGTTCCTGATCTGGCAGATGTCTTCCAGCCTGCTGCTGATCTTCGCGGGCGTTCTGTTCGCGGCCTTTCTCGATGCCTGCGCGCGGGCGCTTCAGCCTGTCATTCCCGCGGGACATTCCTGGCGGCTCGCGCTGATCGTCCTGATCCTGACGAGCCTGCTCGTGCTGGGGCTGATCTGGGGCGCGGGCAAGATCCCTGAGCAAACGCGGCTTCTGTATCAGGTCATGAATGCGCAGCTCGACGTTCTGCAGCAGCGCCTGCAGTCGGTTGGCGTCGACCTGTTCGGACCGGAGGGCGGCCGCGATTTCTCGCATTGGCTGCCCGATCGCCACCAGCTGTTCGGTCACGCGCAAACCGCGGTTGGAACAGCAACCGGCTTCCTCACCAACGCGCTGATTATTCTGTTTCTCGGTGTGCTGTTTGCCTTTGATCCGGGAATGTATCGCGACGGCCTCGTGACTTTCGTGAAGATCCCCTATCGCGCCCGCGTCCGCCAGGTGATGGATGAGATGGGCAGCGTCCTGCGCTACTGGTTCGTTGGGCAGGTCTTCCGCATCGTGCTCATGACGCTCGCCGTCTGGCCCATGCTTTATCTCCTCGGCGTGCCCGGCGCTTTTCTGCTCGGCGTGCAGGCCGGCGTGTCGAACTTCGTCCCCTATCTCGGCCCGATCGTCGCAGCGCTTCCCATCGCGCTGGTCGCCATGCCGCTCGGCCCGTCGACGCTGATATGGGCCGTCGGGCTTTACACGATCATCCAGTCCATCGAAGGCTATATCATCGGCCCGCTGATCCAGCGCCATGCAGTCGAAGTGCCGCCGGCCTGGACGCTGGTGGCCATCGTCTTGTTCGGCTCGCTGTTCGGCGTATTCGGCATCGCGCTCGCCATGCCGTTGCTGGCTATCGGCCGCATCGCGGTGCTGCGGCTCTATGTGGAAGATTGCCTCGGCGATAAGCCAAGCTGA
- a CDS encoding uncharacterized membrane protein HdeD (DUF308 family) (product_source=COG3247; cog=COG3247; superfamily=53163; transmembrane_helix_parts=Inside_1_12,TMhelix_13_30,Outside_31_33,TMhelix_34_56,Inside_57_82), with the protein MATGDLSLLGKKLGGLSLVIIGLLLIALGVSTEITGWVVFGTMVLVVGLILMALKIMRRNESGPIDSPGSSSRMPLHHSDVD; encoded by the coding sequence ATGGCGACAGGTGATCTATCTCTTCTCGGCAAAAAGCTTGGCGGTCTTAGCTTGGTGATTATCGGCCTCCTGTTGATCGCCCTCGGTGTGAGTACGGAAATAACAGGCTGGGTGGTGTTCGGGACGATGGTTCTCGTGGTGGGCCTGATCCTCATGGCTCTCAAGATCATGCGGCGCAACGAGAGCGGCCCGATCGATTCACCCGGTTCTTCGTCCAGAATGCCATTGCATCACAGCGACGTTGACTAA
- a CDS encoding DMSO/TMAO reductase YedYZ molybdopterin-dependent catalytic subunit (product_source=COG2041; cath_funfam=3.90.420.10; cog=COG2041; pfam=PF00174; superfamily=56524), protein MARAMLDPAGPFGRHPLQPHQLVDRVTRTEDTIVLCHFGVARIDPGDWSLSIDGLVRRPMRLTLSEIMRRPRADVTSIHQCCGSPLKPEVPTRRICNVVWSGTRLSELIAECEPDPGRVMCGRAGRTMVSFRARIATPSSRIFRWSG, encoded by the coding sequence ATGGCCCGTGCGATGCTCGACCCAGCCGGCCCATTCGGCCGCCATCCGCTTCAGCCACATCAGCTCGTCGATCGCGTGACGCGTACTGAAGATACGATCGTGCTCTGCCACTTCGGCGTGGCTCGGATCGATCCCGGCGATTGGTCGCTGTCGATCGACGGCCTCGTGCGCCGTCCCATGCGCCTTACGCTGAGCGAGATCATGCGGCGGCCGCGCGCAGACGTCACCAGCATTCATCAATGTTGCGGCAGTCCGCTCAAGCCCGAGGTGCCGACGCGCCGCATCTGCAATGTGGTGTGGAGCGGTACACGGCTCTCGGAATTGATTGCTGAGTGCGAACCTGATCCGGGGCGCGTTATGTGTGGTCGAGCGGGGCGGACCATGGTGTCTTTCAGGGCGAGGATTGCGACGCCTTCGTCAAGGATCTTCCGTTGGAGCGGGTGA
- a CDS encoding DMSO/TMAO reductase YedYZ molybdopterin-dependent catalytic subunit (product_source=COG2041; cath_funfam=2.60.40.650; cog=COG2041; pfam=PF00174,PF17957; superfamily=81296) yields the protein MERVSADVLIAYAMNGSPLRPENGFPVRLVVPGYYGTNSVKWLERVTLAETRATEPFTTRWYNDAIRDAAGQPTGATVPVASIAPESVIVSPAPDQTVAIGEAVDVWGWAWADGGVSAVAVNVDGASEWMPTVVEPSAGRAWQRFGVTWRPEQRGKHDICSRAQCADGRHQPDSGARNAIHHVTVKVA from the coding sequence TTGGAGCGGGTGAGTGCCGACGTGCTGATTGCCTATGCGATGAACGGTTCACCACTGCGCCCTGAGAACGGCTTTCCGGTGCGTTTGGTTGTGCCGGGATACTACGGAACAAACAGCGTGAAATGGCTGGAGCGGGTAACGCTCGCCGAAACGCGTGCGACGGAGCCATTCACAACGCGCTGGTATAATGATGCAATTCGTGACGCAGCGGGGCAACCGACCGGAGCGACTGTTCCCGTTGCATCGATCGCGCCGGAGTCGGTGATCGTTTCACCAGCGCCCGATCAGACAGTGGCGATCGGGGAAGCCGTTGACGTCTGGGGTTGGGCGTGGGCCGACGGCGGCGTCAGTGCGGTCGCAGTCAACGTCGATGGTGCATCGGAATGGATGCCCACCGTTGTCGAGCCATCTGCCGGCCGCGCCTGGCAACGTTTTGGTGTGACCTGGCGTCCCGAGCAGCGTGGCAAGCACGACATCTGTTCTCGCGCGCAATGCGCCGATGGCCGCCATCAACCGGATTCAGGTGCACGTAATGCGATCCATCATGTGACTGTGAAGGTCGCGTGA
- a CDS encoding sulfonate transport system substrate-binding protein (product_source=KO:K15553; cath_funfam=3.40.190.10; cleavage_site_network=SignalP-noTM; cog=COG0715; ko=KO:K15553; pfam=PF09084; smart=SM00062; superfamily=53850; tigrfam=TIGR01728), which produces MTTNRFLKASAAALTAASLLFTATASLAQEQIRIGLQKSSTLIAVLRANGELEKALAPLGVKVSWHEFSSGLPLLESLGVGNLDFGADVADTVPIFAQAAGSKLAYVAEESPSPGAQAILVHAGSAIKTVADLKGKKVAVTKGAGSHYLLLAALAKSGLTFKDITPAYLAPADGRAAFVSNNVDAWVAWDPFLTSAQRQSNAKILSDGSNGLASYKRYYLASEPFAEKRSDVLNIVFAKLRETGQWVKAHPKDAAKLLAGLWGIDAETVEEANSHRSYGVGAVTPAGLSEQQKIADAFVEEKLIPKKIDTAAVKIWTPKAP; this is translated from the coding sequence GCAGGAGCAAATCCGCATCGGCTTGCAGAAGTCGTCGACCCTGATCGCGGTGCTGCGCGCCAACGGCGAACTCGAAAAGGCGCTCGCGCCGCTCGGCGTGAAAGTGTCGTGGCATGAATTCTCCAGCGGGCTGCCGCTGCTGGAATCCCTCGGCGTCGGCAATCTCGATTTCGGCGCTGATGTCGCCGACACCGTTCCAATCTTCGCGCAGGCCGCGGGATCGAAGCTTGCTTATGTCGCGGAGGAAAGCCCCTCGCCCGGCGCGCAGGCTATTCTCGTTCACGCTGGCTCAGCGATCAAAACCGTGGCGGACTTGAAGGGCAAGAAGGTTGCGGTCACCAAAGGCGCCGGCAGTCATTATCTGCTGCTCGCCGCGCTCGCCAAATCGGGACTGACCTTCAAAGACATCACGCCCGCCTATCTCGCACCGGCCGATGGCCGCGCGGCTTTTGTCAGCAATAACGTCGATGCCTGGGTGGCATGGGATCCGTTCCTTACCAGTGCGCAGCGGCAATCGAACGCGAAGATCCTCAGCGACGGCAGCAATGGGCTTGCGAGCTACAAGCGTTACTATCTCGCCTCCGAACCCTTCGCCGAAAAGCGGAGCGATGTGCTGAACATCGTATTCGCGAAACTCCGTGAGACCGGACAATGGGTGAAGGCGCACCCGAAGGATGCCGCAAAGCTGCTCGCCGGTCTCTGGGGCATCGATGCCGAGACGGTCGAGGAAGCCAACAGTCATCGCAGCTACGGCGTTGGCGCGGTGACGCCTGCGGGGCTCTCCGAGCAGCAGAAGATTGCCGATGCCTTCGTCGAGGAAAAGCTGATCCCGAAAAAGATCGATACCGCTGCCGTCAAGATCTGGACGCCGAAAGCGCCGTGA